The following nucleotide sequence is from Candidatus Eisenbacteria bacterium.
CGACGGCCGCGCGCTGCAGGCCGACGTGCGGCTGGTGGTGGCGACGAGTGCCGACCTGGACGCGCGGGTGCGAGCCGGCGAATTTCGCGAGGATCTCAAGCAACGTCTCGCCACGGTGCGGATCGAGCTGCCGCCGCTGCGCGAGCGCCTCGAGGATCTGCCGCTGCTCGTGCAGGCGGCGGTTCGCGAGTTCAACCGCGAGCACGGCCGGCGGGTGCCGGGTCTCACGCGCGGTGCGATCGAGGGGCTGGCGCGTTACCCGTGGCCCGGCAACGTGCGGGAGCTGCGCGGAGTGCTCGAGGGTCTCGTGGTGTCGGCCAAGGGTCGCCGCGCCCTCGACGTCACCGACCTGCCCGCGGGCGTGCGCGAATCCGCCCCGAGCGAGCTGGCCGGGCGCGTCGAAGTGGAGATCGGGGCGACTCTCGAAGAGGGCGAGCGCCGCATGATCGAGGCCGCGCTGCGCCGTGTCGGCTTCGATAAGCGCCGCGCTGCCGCGATGCTCGCGATCAGCCTGCGTACGCTCTACCGGAAGATCGAGCGCTATCGGCTGGGCTGAAGTCGGCCTCGCGGGCGAGATCCGGAGGCGCCGCCGGACGCTCGAAAACGCGGCTCATCCCGCTGGACCGACGCGCCGATAATGGTCGCGAACCTCGTCAGGATCCACGGAGGGACCCATGGGTCTGCCCGACCCAGCGCTGTTCGACGACTCTGAAGCCGAACCCACGCGCCCGACGCCGGCCGAGCCGCCCGCGCCGTCCGCCGCGCCCATGCCACCGAGTGGAGCGGAGCCCGAGGAACGTCCCGATTGGCTGGTCGGCGCCGAAGAGGGTGCGCAATCCGAATTTCACCGCTCCGAGGACGCGCCGTCCGGTGTGAGGCTCACGCGGCCGCAGCTCCCCACCGCCGCGGCGAGCGACGGCATCACGACCGGGCTCGAGGCGCCGACGGCCGCGCCAACCGGCCCGCGCCCGACCCTGGTGCGACCCGGAGACGGCGCATTGCCCGGATTGCCGCTCGCCAGCCGCGCCGCGGCCGCTGAGAAGAAATCCGACAAGCCGATCGCGTGGCAGGGCGCGGGGGACAGCGTGCCGCGCCTCTCGGTCGTCGCCGAGAAGGTGGTGGAAGACGACGACGAAGCCGAGTCTCCGCTCGACGGCGACACCGGCGGATTCGGCGGGCCCGCGCTGATCGGGGCCGATGAAGCACGCAGGACTCCGATCGCCGCGCCCCGGCCGCTCGTGGAACCATGGTGGATCGTCGCCGCCGAGGCGGTGTCGACCGACCGCAAGCTTCAGATCTTCGTGGCAGGCGGTCTCGCGTTTCTGATCACGTTGTGGATCGTGTGGCCGCGAGGCTCCGAGAGCGTTTCGGTGCGCAAGATCCGCCAGCATGCGGAAGCGTGGGAGGGCCGCGAGGTCCGCGTGACCGGCCGCGTCGGCGAAGTGTTCGCGCTCGGGCAGGGGGTCGTCTACAACCTGCACCAGGGTCGCGACACCATCGTGGTGTTCTCGCGCAGCCGCCGACCGTCGAGCCGTGACCGCGTGAGCGTCAGCGGCACCGTGAGCACCGGGTACCTCGACGGCAGCGCACGCGTCTCGATCCTCGAGAACACCCAGTAGCCCCCAACTCGCAGCGGCCCCTGCCGTTCCCGGAACGTCCGCCCGGTCGAGCGCCAGATCTGGTTTGCCAAATTGGCACAAACCGTCGCGAATGGCATTGGTCCAAGGCCGATAACGTGTTGAATTGCAAAATCTTCCTACATCGGCTTGCTCCGCGACGCATACCGCGAATAGATTCCACACGTCCGCCGTCGCCCGCTGCGAACGGCGCGAACTCCAGACATCAACCTAGAGATCGCGGCGCGCAAACGCGCGCCGCCACAACCCAGTTGGAAGAGGAGGAAGGCATGAACGTCCGGCCTCTCGCGGATCGAATCCTCGTGCGTCGAATTGAGGAGCAGGAAGCAAAGCGTGGCGGAATCATCATTCCGGATACCGCCAAGGAAAAGCCGATGGAGGGCGAAGTGATCGCGGTCGGGCCCGGTCGTATGACCGAGGACGGCAAACGCGTCTCGATCGAAGTGAAGAAGGGCGACCGGGTGCTGATCGGCAAGTACAGCGGCACTGAGGTCAAGATCGAGAACAGCGAGTTCGTAATCGTGCGCGAGGACGACATCCTCGGCGTGCTGTCCGAGAAGTAACCGCGTGACCGCAGGCGCCACGAGCGCGCGGTCCTGACCATACGAACAAGGAGAACTCAACATGGCAGCCAAGCAGTTGCTTTTCAGCGGCGAGGCGCGGGCCAAGATCCTCGAGGGCGTCGAACAGCTCGCGCGAGCGGTCAAGGTCACCCTCGGACCGCGCGGACGCAACGTCGTGCTCGACAAGAAGTGGGGCTCACCGACCGTCACCAAGGACGGCGTCACGGTGGCCAAGGAAATCGAGCTCGATGACCCGTATCACAACATGGGCGCGCAGATGGTGCGCGAGGTCGCTTCGAAGACCTCCGACGTGGCCGGCGACGGCACCACCACGGCGACCGTTCTCGCGGAAGCGATCTTCCGCGAGGGCATCAAGAACGTGACCGCGGGTGCGGCCCCGATGGCGATCAAGCGCGGCATCGAGCGCGCGGTCGAAGCGGTGGTCGACGAGCTGCGCAAGCTCAGCCGCCCGGTCAAGGAAAACAAGGAGATCGAGCAGGTCGCGACGATCTCGGCGAACTCGGACAACGTGATCGGCAAGATGATCGCCGACGCGATGGACAAGGTCGGTAAGGACGGCACGATCACGGTGGAAGAGGCCCGCTCCGTCGACACCACGCTCGAAGTGGTCGAGGGCATGCAGTTCGACAAGGGCTACATCTCGCCGTACTTCGTGACCGAGAAGGAGAGCATGGAGGCAGTGGTCGAGGACGGCTACATCCTGCTCTACGACAAGAAGCTCTCGAACATGAAGGACCTCCTGCCGGTGCTCGAAAAGATCGCGCAGAAGGGCAAGCCGATGCTGATCGTCGCCGAGGACGTCGAGGGCGAAGCGCTCGCGACCCTGGTGGTCAACAAGCTGCGCGGCACGCTGGCCGTGTGCGCGGTGAAGGCCCCGGGCTTCGGTGATCGCCGCAAGGCGATGATGGAAGACATCGCGGTCCTGACCGGCGGCAAGGTCATCACGGAAGATCTCGGCATCAAGCTCGAGAACGTTCGTCTCGAGGATCTGGGCCGTGCGAAGCGCGTCGTCGTGGACAAGGAAAACACCACGATCGTCGAGGGTGCCGGCAAGAAGGTCGACATCCAGGGCCGCATTACGCAAATTCGCAAAGAGATCGACGACACCACGTCGGACTACGATCGCGAGAAGCTGCAGGAGCGGCTCGCGAAGCTGGCCGGCGGTGTCGCGGTGATCAACGTGGGCGCTGCGACCGAGACCGAGATGAAGGAAAAGAAGGCTCGCGTCGAGGACGCGCTGCACGCGACCCGTGCCGCGGTCGAAGAGGGCATCGTGCCGGGCGGCGGCGTCGCCTACCTGCGCAGCCTGGGAGCGCTCGATCGTCTCGCGAAGGAGATCGAGGGTGACGAGAAGGTCGGCGTGAACATCGTGAAGCGCGCACTCGAGCAGCCGCTGCGCACGCTGTGCGAGAACGCCGGCGTCGAAGGCTCGATCGTGGTCGAGAAGGTGAAGTCGTACAAGGGTGAGGAGAAGTTCACCGGCTACAACGTGGACACGGAAGAGTACGTGGACATGTTCAAGGCCGGGATCATCGATCCCACCAAGGTGTCGCGCACCGCGCTGCAGAACGCGGCGAGTGTGGCGAGCCTGTTGCTGACCACCGAAGCGCTGGTGACCGAAATCCCGGAGCGTAAGAAGGCTTCGGCGGCACCGGGCGGCGGCGGTGGCTACGGCGGCGGCGAGGACTTCTAGGCCGCACAGAACACCGTAGTACGAAGTGACGAACGGGCCCGGCGCAAGCCGGGCCCGGCGCGTTTGGTGTGACCAAAACACGGTCAAACGTCGATCGGGGCCGTGGACTCTGCGTGCAATCGCGCGATAATCAAGTCGAGTTCGCAGTGGCGTCGGCCGCGCCGATCCCGTACGCAATGCCCCCACCCGAAGGAGTACCCCCATGAAGCTTTGCGCCACCGTTGCTCTGCTGCTCACGCTCGCCACGTCGGCCGGCGCCGCCGTCATCCACGACGAGTCGATTCACGGCGATCTGTCGAGCAACGCCGCGGTTCCCAGCCCGCTCGCGCTG
It contains:
- the groL gene encoding chaperonin GroEL (60 kDa chaperone family; promotes refolding of misfolded polypeptides especially under stressful conditions; forms two stacked rings of heptamers to form a barrel-shaped 14mer; ends can be capped by GroES; misfolded proteins enter the barrel where they are refolded when GroES binds) yields the protein MAAKQLLFSGEARAKILEGVEQLARAVKVTLGPRGRNVVLDKKWGSPTVTKDGVTVAKEIELDDPYHNMGAQMVREVASKTSDVAGDGTTTATVLAEAIFREGIKNVTAGAAPMAIKRGIERAVEAVVDELRKLSRPVKENKEIEQVATISANSDNVIGKMIADAMDKVGKDGTITVEEARSVDTTLEVVEGMQFDKGYISPYFVTEKESMEAVVEDGYILLYDKKLSNMKDLLPVLEKIAQKGKPMLIVAEDVEGEALATLVVNKLRGTLAVCAVKAPGFGDRRKAMMEDIAVLTGGKVITEDLGIKLENVRLEDLGRAKRVVVDKENTTIVEGAGKKVDIQGRITQIRKEIDDTTSDYDREKLQERLAKLAGGVAVINVGAATETEMKEKKARVEDALHATRAAVEEGIVPGGGVAYLRSLGALDRLAKEIEGDEKVGVNIVKRALEQPLRTLCENAGVEGSIVVEKVKSYKGEEKFTGYNVDTEEYVDMFKAGIIDPTKVSRTALQNAASVASLLLTTEALVTEIPERKKASAAPGGGGGYGGGEDF
- a CDS encoding co-chaperone GroES; this encodes MNVRPLADRILVRRIEEQEAKRGGIIIPDTAKEKPMEGEVIAVGPGRMTEDGKRVSIEVKKGDRVLIGKYSGTEVKIENSEFVIVREDDILGVLSEK
- a CDS encoding sigma-54-dependent Fis family transcriptional regulator encodes the protein PATHHRDHAFMMERELFGEEAAERGGRPRLRRGRIEIADGGTLFIEAIENVSPPVQLRLLRLLQERVFERVGDGRALQADVRLVVATSADLDARVRAGEFREDLKQRLATVRIELPPLRERLEDLPLLVQAAVREFNREHGRRVPGLTRGAIEGLARYPWPGNVRELRGVLEGLVVSAKGRRALDVTDLPAGVRESAPSELAGRVEVEIGATLEEGERRMIEAALRRVGFDKRRAAAMLAISLRTLYRKIERYRLG